A region of Pseudomonas saponiphila DNA encodes the following proteins:
- a CDS encoding glycoside hydrolase family 19 protein yields MDAVTDHLDIAFPATDTYAHDATYRPRFFHGRCQCEIRFLDGVLACQYNIALAHTASLNCSVWRQGSFARARAATCLRMAAFIAQIGNESGQLQWVRELGSAQYLSKYDTGILAKRLGNTPEADGDGQKYGGRGLIQITGRANYEACSEALFGDARLLNTPELLDTPVYAALSAGWFWQRAGLNTLADKGDFLTITKRINGGTNSLADREALYLRALKVLP; encoded by the coding sequence ATGGACGCCGTGACCGATCACCTCGATATCGCTTTTCCCGCGACCGACACTTACGCGCACGACGCAACCTATCGGCCACGCTTTTTTCACGGCCGTTGCCAGTGCGAGATTCGCTTCCTCGACGGCGTTCTGGCATGTCAATACAACATCGCGCTTGCTCATACGGCCTCCTTAAACTGCTCGGTTTGGCGCCAAGGGTCATTTGCCCGTGCGAGGGCGGCCACCTGCCTGCGCATGGCGGCATTCATCGCGCAGATCGGCAACGAGTCCGGTCAGTTGCAGTGGGTGCGCGAGCTGGGCAGCGCTCAGTACCTTAGCAAGTACGACACCGGCATCCTGGCCAAGCGCTTGGGCAACACACCCGAGGCGGACGGCGACGGGCAGAAGTACGGGGGCAGGGGGCTGATTCAGATCACGGGCCGCGCCAACTACGAAGCCTGCAGCGAAGCGCTGTTCGGCGATGCTCGACTGCTCAACACCCCCGAACTACTGGACACCCCAGTCTATGCCGCGCTGTCGGCGGGTTGGTTCTGGCAGCGGGCAGGGCTGAATACCCTGGCCGATAAGGGCGACTTCCTCACCATCACCAAGCGCATCAACGGCGGAACCAACAGCTTGGCGGATCGCGAGGCGCTGTATCTGCGTGCATTGAAGGTGCTGCCTTGA
- a CDS encoding DUF4224 domain-containing protein: protein MFLTPEEVAELTGYKRYGAQIRWLTAHKYGFAVGGDGHPKVLRQAVIGRMGGVQSRKEPELRLG, encoded by the coding sequence ATGTTTCTGACACCTGAAGAAGTGGCCGAACTGACGGGCTACAAGCGCTACGGCGCTCAGATCAGATGGCTGACCGCCCACAAATACGGTTTTGCAGTTGGTGGAGATGGTCACCCGAAAGTCCTGCGGCAGGCTGTGATCGGCAGGATGGGTGGGGTTCAATCAAGGAAGGAGCCGGAGCTTCGGCTAGGGTGA
- a CDS encoding lysis system i-spanin subunit Rz, whose translation MKATGLLLPVLALVLGFALCGWLAWTWQANAYGKDLAEQADAYSRDCGQAAAAVINWQEIQQAARRALEDRRQANDDIHYKELRDAQTDQARLCDRLATADVRLSVVLVSTEPTSGCSVPTTTATGRVVHGPARAQLDRKHTQRVIRITDAGDQGLIALRACQVYAKEVSSVK comes from the coding sequence TTGAAGGCCACGGGCTTGTTGTTGCCGGTCCTGGCCCTGGTGCTGGGGTTTGCCCTGTGCGGTTGGCTGGCCTGGACGTGGCAGGCCAACGCCTACGGCAAGGATCTAGCAGAGCAGGCCGATGCGTACAGCAGGGACTGCGGGCAGGCCGCCGCTGCGGTGATTAACTGGCAGGAAATCCAGCAGGCCGCCCGCCGCGCCCTGGAGGATCGCCGGCAGGCGAATGACGACATCCATTACAAGGAACTGCGCGATGCTCAAACGGACCAGGCTCGCCTGTGTGACCGGCTTGCTACTGCTGATGTCCGGCTGTCAGTCGTACTCGTCTCCACCGAACCCACCAGCGGCTGCTCAGTGCCAACCACCACCGCCACCGGCCGCGTGGTTCATGGCCCCGCAAGAGCCCAACTTGACCGAAAGCATACTCAACGAGTTATTAGGATCACCGATGCCGGCGACCAAGGATTGATCGCCCTGCGGGCCTGTCAGGTATACGCAAAAGAAGTCTCTAGCGTGAAGTAG
- a CDS encoding acyltransferase family protein gives MSVQSVRKYDYIDAIRGLAIVLVVMTHASQYVKPLSDLLLRIMEEGARGVQLFYVASAVTLCMSWSARKSHEQSPILNFYIRRFFRIAPMFYLAMIGYLILNGVAATYWAPNGIEWWFVPVTALFLHGFHPETINSVVPGGWSIAVEMTFYLVFPFLMRFRKAYYFLGVLLVCVLLQRLNSYVSVRVFPYPPGQEYMAVNFSVLNFISQAPVFLMGVFAYLFLTRARVSDAKMLIVGGLLFCFLSVKFWTLSHKPVSHHVYAGAMFAVLFVLVAYYPVRILVNKFMIGLGKLSFSMYLTHFAVLSLFTKLGVVSLLGNGNKESVVYCFLVLIVSAGVSLLTYNFIEKPGVSLGRRLIERLEGANANPIIDSKAVESVK, from the coding sequence ATGAGTGTTCAATCTGTAAGGAAGTATGATTACATAGATGCAATAAGAGGATTGGCAATAGTATTAGTGGTCATGACTCATGCATCACAATATGTAAAGCCTTTGTCGGATTTGCTTCTGCGCATCATGGAGGAGGGAGCTCGTGGGGTTCAGCTATTTTACGTTGCAAGCGCTGTTACATTGTGCATGTCTTGGTCAGCGAGAAAGTCCCATGAACAAAGTCCTATTTTAAACTTTTATATACGTAGGTTTTTTCGAATCGCGCCAATGTTTTATTTAGCGATGATAGGTTATTTGATTCTTAACGGGGTTGCCGCTACTTACTGGGCCCCAAACGGGATTGAATGGTGGTTTGTTCCTGTTACGGCGTTGTTTCTACACGGCTTCCATCCTGAGACAATCAACTCCGTTGTCCCAGGTGGTTGGTCCATAGCGGTAGAGATGACGTTTTATCTTGTTTTCCCATTTCTTATGCGATTCCGAAAGGCTTACTATTTTTTAGGCGTGTTGCTGGTTTGTGTTTTGCTGCAGCGCCTCAATAGCTATGTGTCTGTAAGGGTTTTTCCCTACCCGCCAGGACAGGAATACATGGCAGTGAATTTTTCGGTGTTGAATTTTATCAGCCAGGCGCCAGTATTTCTGATGGGTGTCTTTGCCTACCTGTTTCTGACCAGGGCTAGGGTGAGTGATGCAAAGATGCTCATCGTTGGTGGGCTTCTGTTTTGCTTCCTTTCTGTGAAATTTTGGACGCTTTCACATAAGCCGGTATCCCATCACGTTTATGCGGGTGCTATGTTCGCTGTATTATTTGTCTTGGTTGCCTATTATCCCGTAAGGATATTGGTCAATAAATTCATGATCGGCCTTGGTAAGCTGAGCTTCAGCATGTACCTGACGCACTTTGCAGTTTTGAGCCTTTTTACTAAGCTTGGAGTTGTGTCACTTCTAGGAAATGGCAATAAGGAAAGCGTAGTGTATTGTTTTTTGGTGCTGATAGTCTCGGCAGGTGTATCGCTACTGACCTATAACTTTATCGAAAAACCGGGCGTTTCCCTTGGTCGCCGTTTGATTGAGCGGCTAGAGGGAGCGAATGCGAACCCAATAATTGATAGCAAGGCTGTGGAGTCAGTTAAATAA